The genomic window AAAGAGACTGCGATTACTCAGGCGTTACTTGAAAAGCGTTTCAAGTCAGTGAAGAGTGCTGTTCATACGCTTGAAAACTGTAACTACGACAACTTAGATGAAGGTCTGATTCTTCCTTTGAAAGAAGTGTCGGTCTTAAAAGACGAAATCGATTTCATCTTAAACGGATCTGTGAAAGTGATTAAGCACGTTGAAGTGCCGGCGCTTCCACAACATCCTAAGGTGAACGAAAAGCCAACCATGTCGATGTTGATCGCGGATGTAGAAGATTTACACCTGTGTGATGTCACTGATGCCGATGTTTACTTCAAACTACCAGAAAGCTTTAAGAAGCGTTGTAATAAGTACATCTATATCTTAGCGACAAACCCACGCTTGATTCCTTGGTTCCCTGCGGTATTGATTGGTAAAGACTATGACGAAGCCGTTCGCATTCTTGAAGAAGTGAAACCGCCACGTATTGTGACTAACAACACGGGTATCGCTTACAAAGCTTATGAAATGGGTATCGAGTGGGTTGCAGGCCCGTTTATGAATACCACCAACTCTCACGCATTACTCACTCTAAAAGAAGAGCTTAATTGTGCCGGTGCGTTCATTTCGAACGAGATCAACAAAGGTCAGATTCGTCATATTCGCCGCCCAGAGAACTTCAAATTGTTCTATAGTATCTACCATCCGATCTTGATGATGACCAGCCGCCAATGTTTCTTCCAAAGAACCGTGGGTTGCAACAAACCAAGCATTGAAGCAGGTTGTATGCTGAAGTGTGAGAAAGCGACCACGATAACGAACGTGAAGGGCATCTCTTTTGCTGTTGATAAGCAGAAGGGCGGTTACCCAAGCATTTACAATCACGAGCAGTTCTTAAACCCTCAGGCTGTAACGGATTTTTCTGGTCTGTTTGACGAGTTTTTTATCGACCTAACTAATATTGGTGCGGGTTCGAAAGAAGTGAAAGACAAAGTTGAGTTAATTAAGCAATTTGAAGGCTTAATTAATGGAGTAGCAGGTTCACAGCAGAATCTAGAGCAGCTTGTAGAGGTTCGGACCAATACGCAATACGTACAAGGGCTATAGGGAATACGCTTTAAGAGCTCCGGTACTCAGAGGTTAATATTTAGGTATGGGCGTGGTGCTTGTTAGGTATGCAAACCTCTAGATAAAAAAGGCCATTCAATTGAGTGGCCTTGTTAAATTGGGTTATCAAAAAGTGTACATAACGAAAGGTGCGCTGAGGTATAGGGTTTAAGCTGTGGTCACGTCTTGTTTGAAGCAAGGGGTTTTCAACGTATTCATCTTTTCGATTTCATTGGTTAAACGCAGTGAAAGTAGTGCTTTTTGGTTAGAGGCAAAATCAAACATAACGATGGTGGCGTTGCCAATCGTTGTGAGTTTTTGCTGTGCTTTACTGACAATCGCGTATTCCATGGTGAAGCGATCATCTTGAATGTTTGTAACGCGAGAGCCGATCATCAGTGTGTCTGGGTAGGTGACGGGGCGAAAATACTTACAGTAAGTGTCACCAAGAACTGGACCAACTTTGGTCATCGCCATCTCTTCCATCAGTTCAACGTGCTTAAAAAAATCTAAGCGAGCGGTCTCGAAGTAACGAAAATAGACGGCATTATTAACGTGATTAAGCGCGTCCATTTCCCCCCAAGCGACAGGAATTTCGGTAATTACCGGGTAGTCGGATAATAGTGCTTCCATGCAAACTCTCTTATTGTTATTGGCTTATCCTTAAGCAGAATAAGTGGTTATTGGAATCAAAATCCTACCGTTAAATTAACAAAACTGCAACATGTGTGTTT from Vibrio artabrorum includes these protein-coding regions:
- a CDS encoding acyl-CoA thioesterase; the protein is MEALLSDYPVITEIPVAWGEMDALNHVNNAVYFRYFETARLDFFKHVELMEEMAMTKVGPVLGDTYCKYFRPVTYPDTLMIGSRVTNIQDDRFTMEYAIVSKAQQKLTTIGNATIVMFDFASNQKALLSLRLTNEIEKMNTLKTPCFKQDVTTA